One Epidermidibacterium keratini DNA segment encodes these proteins:
- a CDS encoding restriction endonuclease subunit S: MSRIDDLLREHCPGGVPFRSVGEIAAVGTGSSDRKDATEDGEYPFYVRSKDVMRKDSFEFDEEAVLIPGEGGVGDIFHYVNGKYALHQRAYRIAFKADDVSAKYAYYFFRANFKRFILAKAVNATVTSIRKPMITDFRIAVPPVEVQREIVKVLDAFTELEAELEAELEARRQQYAHYRDTLLTFPEAGGVRRIPMGDLASIVRGASPRPIQSFLTDAESGVPWIKIGDVPAGDKFITKTAQYVTPEGAQKSRRVRPGDFVMSNSMSFGRPYISQIEGCIHDGWLAISDFAESFVPDFLYHLLRSKTVQSEFARRAGSGTVQNLNADIVKSVVVPVPPIAEQKKIVEILDRFEALTNSLTEGLPAELQARRQQYEYYRDKLLTFAEVAA; encoded by the coding sequence GTGAGCCGCATCGACGACCTGCTCCGCGAGCACTGTCCCGGCGGTGTCCCATTCCGGTCGGTCGGCGAGATCGCTGCGGTTGGTACTGGAAGCAGCGACCGGAAGGACGCGACCGAGGATGGCGAGTACCCGTTCTACGTGCGCTCGAAGGACGTGATGCGCAAGGACTCATTCGAGTTCGACGAGGAAGCCGTCTTGATTCCTGGCGAGGGTGGAGTCGGGGACATCTTTCACTACGTCAACGGTAAGTACGCCCTGCATCAGCGGGCGTATCGGATCGCCTTCAAGGCTGACGACGTGTCCGCGAAGTACGCGTACTACTTCTTCCGCGCCAACTTTAAGAGGTTCATCTTGGCTAAGGCCGTGAACGCGACCGTGACCTCGATCCGCAAGCCTATGATCACTGACTTCCGGATCGCAGTGCCGCCGGTCGAGGTGCAGCGCGAGATCGTGAAGGTATTGGACGCGTTCACGGAGCTAGAAGCGGAGCTAGAAGCGGAGCTAGAAGCGCGGCGCCAGCAGTATGCCCACTACCGGGACACGCTTCTGACCTTCCCTGAAGCGGGGGGGGTACGGAGGATTCCGATGGGTGATCTCGCCTCGATTGTTCGAGGGGCTTCGCCTCGTCCGATCCAGTCGTTCCTCACGGACGCCGAGAGTGGTGTTCCATGGATCAAGATCGGCGACGTCCCTGCGGGAGACAAGTTCATTACCAAGACCGCGCAGTACGTCACGCCGGAAGGCGCCCAGAAGTCGCGTCGAGTGCGGCCGGGCGACTTCGTGATGTCGAACTCGATGAGCTTCGGCCGTCCGTACATCTCGCAGATCGAAGGCTGTATCCACGACGGATGGCTGGCGATCAGCGACTTTGCCGAGTCGTTTGTTCCTGACTTCTTGTACCACTTGCTGCGATCCAAGACGGTCCAGTCCGAGTTCGCGCGGCGTGCCGGTAGTGGGACGGTGCAGAACCTCAACGCGGACATCGTGAAGTCCGTCGTTGTCCCGGTTCCACCAATCGCTGAGCAGAAGAAGATTGTCGAGATCCTTGACAGGTTCGAGGCACTTACCAACAGCCTGACCGAAGGTCTTCCCGCTGAACTACAGGCCCGTCGCCAGCAGTACGAGTACTACCGGGACAAATTGCTGACTTTCGCTGAGGTCGCCGCATGA
- a CDS encoding type I restriction endonuclease subunit R, whose product MSESKVMRYEPIAVSSESTVVAEFVPDAASATSYQSEADLERELVKLLQGQAFDYLPITTEAQLVANLRSQLEALNGITFSDTEWERFFSEKVAGANDGIVEKTVRIQEDHVQVLKRDDGTTKNVQLIDKTNIHNNRLQVINQYEIGQGDGGARRSNRYDVTILVNGLPLVHVELKRRGVDIREAFNQIDRYQRDSFWAGSGLFEYVQLFVISNGTLTKYYSNTTRFQHVKEATGANRGKKTSNSFEFTSWWADAANRPIQDLTGFTKTFFAKHSLLNVLTKYCVLTADRLLLVMRPYQIVATERVIQKIEIATNYKQLGTVSAGGYVWHTTGSGKTLTSFKTAQLASRMESVDKVLFVVDRKDLDYQTMREYDRFEKGAANSNTSTSVLKKQLEDPSAKIIITTIQKLATFINANKGHAIYDGHIVLIFDECHRSQFGDMHTAITKSFKRYNIFGFTGTPIFAVNSSSGGNPSLRTTPQAFGCYQHGDPAGCPPADHQMAIHTYTIVDAINDKNVLPFRIDYVNTVKVPDSVGDKQVSAIDTERALLDPERLRQVTAYTLEHFEQKTKRTQGYDYAVVTNVADVVGSRNKVSELKQASRVKGFNAIFATASIEAAKRYYLEFKKQQEDLLPDQRLKVATIFSYAANEDVGDDYLDEEGFETSSLDQSSRDFLDEAIKDYNKLFGTSYDTSADKFQNYYKDLSLRLKNREIDLVIVVNMFLTGFDATTMNTLFVDKRLVNHGLIQAYSRTNRILNSVKTYGNIVSFRDLEEETNDAIALFGNKDARGIVLLKPYAEYYDEYADRATELLKKFPLGEPIVGETAQKEFIALLGAILRLQNILTSFDDFAGNEIITARQMQDYRSIYLNLYAEFRREGESEKEAINDDVVFEIELIKQVEINVDYILMLVAKWREARGNGADKEMSALMDIQRSVDSSPTLRNKKDLILDFVDRVSASGEIDEEWRAYIQAQRTAELEAIITDENLKPDETRAFVDHAFRDGSIPTTGTAITKILPPASRFSAGGSHGEKKQRVLTRLGEFFDRFFGLSAGSGD is encoded by the coding sequence ATGAGCGAGTCGAAGGTGATGCGCTACGAGCCGATCGCCGTGTCCTCTGAGAGCACGGTTGTTGCTGAGTTCGTGCCGGACGCGGCGTCTGCGACCTCGTACCAGTCTGAGGCCGATCTAGAGCGCGAGCTGGTCAAGCTTCTGCAGGGGCAGGCGTTCGACTACCTCCCGATCACGACCGAGGCGCAGCTTGTCGCGAACCTCCGTTCCCAGTTGGAAGCACTGAACGGGATCACGTTCAGCGATACCGAGTGGGAACGGTTCTTCAGCGAGAAGGTCGCCGGAGCGAACGACGGCATCGTCGAGAAGACGGTCCGCATCCAAGAGGACCATGTCCAGGTTCTGAAGCGCGACGACGGGACGACCAAGAACGTCCAGCTCATCGACAAGACCAACATCCACAACAACCGGCTGCAGGTCATCAACCAGTACGAGATCGGGCAAGGCGACGGCGGGGCGCGCCGCTCCAACCGCTACGACGTCACGATTCTTGTCAATGGACTCCCGCTCGTCCATGTAGAGCTCAAGCGACGAGGCGTCGACATCCGCGAGGCGTTCAACCAGATCGACCGGTACCAACGCGACAGCTTTTGGGCAGGCTCCGGCCTCTTTGAGTACGTCCAGCTGTTCGTGATCAGCAACGGCACGCTCACCAAGTACTACTCGAACACCACGCGCTTCCAGCACGTGAAGGAAGCGACGGGCGCCAATCGCGGCAAGAAGACCTCGAACTCGTTCGAGTTCACCTCTTGGTGGGCCGACGCTGCGAACCGCCCGATCCAAGACCTGACCGGCTTCACCAAGACCTTCTTCGCGAAGCACTCGCTGCTCAACGTCCTGACGAAGTACTGCGTACTCACCGCCGACCGGCTTCTGCTGGTGATGCGTCCGTACCAGATCGTCGCCACCGAGCGGGTGATCCAGAAGATCGAGATCGCCACGAACTACAAGCAGCTCGGCACCGTCAGCGCGGGCGGCTACGTCTGGCACACGACCGGGTCCGGCAAGACGCTGACCTCATTCAAGACCGCGCAACTCGCGTCACGGATGGAAAGCGTCGACAAGGTGCTGTTCGTGGTCGACCGCAAGGATCTCGACTACCAGACCATGCGCGAGTACGACCGCTTCGAGAAGGGCGCGGCCAACTCCAACACCTCGACCTCAGTGCTGAAGAAGCAGCTCGAGGATCCGAGCGCGAAGATCATCATCACCACGATCCAGAAGCTTGCGACGTTCATCAACGCGAACAAGGGCCACGCGATCTACGACGGCCACATCGTCCTGATCTTCGACGAGTGTCACCGGTCCCAGTTCGGCGACATGCACACCGCGATCACGAAGTCGTTCAAGCGATACAACATCTTCGGGTTCACCGGCACGCCGATCTTCGCGGTCAACTCATCCAGCGGCGGCAACCCGAGCCTACGCACCACGCCGCAAGCGTTCGGCTGCTACCAGCACGGCGACCCCGCGGGCTGCCCGCCTGCGGATCACCAGATGGCGATCCACACCTACACGATCGTGGACGCGATCAACGACAAGAACGTCCTGCCGTTCCGCATCGACTACGTCAACACCGTCAAGGTGCCCGACAGCGTCGGCGACAAGCAGGTCAGTGCCATCGATACCGAGCGAGCGCTCCTCGACCCGGAGCGCCTCCGCCAGGTCACCGCTTACACGCTCGAGCACTTCGAGCAGAAGACCAAGCGGACACAGGGGTACGACTACGCGGTGGTGACCAACGTCGCGGACGTGGTCGGCAGCCGCAACAAGGTCTCCGAGCTCAAGCAGGCCAGCCGCGTGAAGGGCTTCAACGCCATCTTCGCCACCGCGTCAATCGAGGCCGCGAAGCGCTACTACCTGGAGTTCAAGAAGCAGCAGGAAGACCTCCTGCCCGACCAGCGCCTCAAGGTCGCCACGATCTTCTCCTACGCCGCGAACGAGGACGTCGGCGACGACTACCTCGACGAAGAAGGCTTCGAAACCAGCTCACTCGACCAGTCCTCACGCGACTTCCTCGACGAGGCGATCAAGGACTACAACAAGCTCTTCGGCACCAGCTACGACACCTCGGCCGACAAGTTCCAGAACTACTACAAGGACCTGTCGCTCCGGCTGAAGAACCGCGAGATCGACCTCGTCATCGTGGTCAATATGTTCCTGACCGGCTTCGACGCCACCACGATGAACACGTTGTTCGTCGACAAGCGGCTCGTGAACCACGGCTTGATCCAGGCCTACTCGCGCACCAACCGCATCCTCAACTCGGTCAAGACCTACGGCAACATCGTCTCCTTCCGTGACCTGGAGGAAGAGACCAACGACGCCATCGCCCTGTTCGGCAACAAGGACGCCCGCGGCATTGTGCTGCTCAAGCCATACGCCGAGTACTACGACGAGTACGCCGACAGGGCCACCGAGTTGTTGAAGAAGTTCCCGCTGGGTGAGCCGATCGTTGGCGAGACCGCGCAGAAGGAGTTCATCGCCCTCCTCGGCGCGATCCTGCGCCTGCAGAACATCCTGACGTCGTTCGACGACTTCGCAGGCAACGAAATCATCACCGCCCGCCAGATGCAGGACTACCGCAGCATCTACCTCAACCTCTACGCCGAGTTCCGCAGGGAAGGCGAGAGCGAGAAGGAAGCGATCAACGATGACGTCGTCTTCGAGATCGAGCTGATCAAGCAGGTCGAGATCAACGTTGACTACATCCTCATGCTCGTCGCCAAGTGGCGCGAAGCGCGAGGCAACGGAGCCGACAAGGAAATGTCGGCCCTCATGGACATCCAGCGCTCCGTCGATTCCAGCCCGACCCTGCGCAACAAGAAGGACCTCATTCTCGACTTCGTCGACCGTGTCTCCGCATCAGGCGAGATCGACGAGGAATGGCGCGCCTACATCCAAGCCCAGCGCACCGCCGAGCTCGAGGCGATCATCACCGACGAGAACCTCAAGCCTGACGAGACACGAGCGTTCGTCGACCATGCCTTCCGCGACGGCTCGATCCCAACCACCGGCACCGCGATCACCAAGATCCTTCCGCCCGCCTCCCGCTTCTCCGCAGGCGGCAGCCACGGCGAGAAGAAGCAGCGCGTGCTTACCCGCCTTGGGGAGTTCTTCGACCGCTTCTTCGGGCTGAGCGCAGGATCGGGCGACTGA
- a CDS encoding MT-A70 family methyltransferase produces the protein MTGYRTILADPPWDIEQRGGRGAEHHYDLMTLDRIVHMPVSDLAAEDAHLWLWVTNATLRHGYDVAEAWGFTVRSPLTWVKFRLGLGNYLRNSTEHLLFATRGRAPVQFRSQPTWIQAPVQDHSHKPEEQYALIERISPGPYLELFARRPPPQGHDRPRWHVWGNQIDSDIQIPGYRVPSDSHNQPRGGTP, from the coding sequence ATGACCGGCTATCGCACCATCCTGGCCGACCCACCCTGGGACATAGAACAACGCGGCGGACGCGGTGCCGAGCACCACTACGACCTCATGACTCTCGACCGCATTGTCCATATGCCCGTGAGCGACTTGGCAGCCGAGGACGCGCACCTTTGGCTGTGGGTCACCAATGCGACGCTGCGGCACGGCTACGACGTGGCCGAAGCCTGGGGCTTCACCGTCCGATCGCCGCTCACGTGGGTCAAGTTCAGACTGGGCCTCGGCAACTACCTGCGCAACAGCACCGAGCATCTACTGTTCGCGACCCGTGGTCGAGCGCCCGTCCAGTTCCGTTCGCAGCCGACCTGGATTCAAGCACCCGTTCAAGATCACTCGCATAAGCCGGAAGAGCAGTACGCCCTGATCGAGCGGATCTCGCCCGGCCCCTACCTCGAATTGTTCGCGCGCAGGCCACCACCGCAGGGCCACGACCGGCCGCGTTGGCATGTCTGGGGCAACCAGATTGACAGTGACATCCAGATCCCTGGCTACCGGGTGCCCAGCGACTCACACAACCAACCGAGAGGAGGAACACCATGA
- a CDS encoding replication-relaxation family protein: protein MMRHTSLILTAPLAYPFGYSDIRSIWPVSCLSAALAVPNDRGHSASEAHKVSRLGHRRADHLRATLSERDWRILQRLGEHGFLTTDQVQRFVFTDHASPATATRSTRRTLSRLERHQLIVRLARQQGGPYGGSHPASWQLSSGGARLLRGTEKHRATRPSVRWLAHCLATAETHLHVRECARSHRLSVDLTVEPDAWRHYLGHGGQRLTLKPDLLVRLRGEDTDGSFDDWWFIEVDLGTESLPTVINKCGQYAAYCASGSWDDSFGVMPRVLWVTDKQRRVDQIRQSIARKRSLADGLFSTSTLANLSDYLDGSAT from the coding sequence ATGATGCGACACACTTCCCTGATCCTCACCGCGCCGCTCGCCTACCCGTTCGGCTATTCGGACATTCGCTCGATCTGGCCGGTCAGCTGCCTAAGCGCTGCTTTAGCGGTGCCGAATGACCGAGGCCATTCGGCCTCGGAAGCCCATAAGGTTTCACGCCTGGGTCACCGACGAGCGGATCACCTGCGGGCAACCCTCAGCGAGCGTGACTGGCGGATACTGCAGCGACTCGGTGAGCACGGCTTCCTCACCACCGATCAAGTGCAGCGCTTTGTCTTTACCGACCACGCATCACCCGCCACGGCTACTCGCTCGACCCGGCGCACACTAAGCCGCCTGGAACGGCACCAGCTCATCGTCCGCCTCGCGCGTCAGCAAGGCGGTCCCTATGGCGGGAGCCATCCGGCCTCGTGGCAATTATCCAGCGGCGGCGCTCGATTGCTTCGCGGTACCGAGAAACACCGAGCGACCCGACCGTCCGTGCGCTGGCTCGCTCACTGCCTCGCCACGGCCGAGACTCACCTGCACGTACGCGAGTGCGCCCGGAGCCACCGGCTCAGCGTGGACCTCACCGTCGAACCAGACGCGTGGCGGCACTACCTCGGCCATGGCGGACAACGTCTCACGCTCAAGCCCGACCTGCTGGTTCGGCTGCGTGGGGAAGATACCGACGGCAGCTTCGACGACTGGTGGTTCATCGAGGTTGACCTCGGCACCGAGAGCCTGCCGACCGTTATCAATAAATGCGGCCAGTACGCCGCCTACTGCGCATCAGGATCCTGGGACGACTCGTTCGGCGTCATGCCGCGCGTCCTCTGGGTCACCGACAAGCAACGCCGCGTAGACCAGATCAGACAGTCCATCGCCCGGAAACGCTCGCTCGCTGACGGCTTATTCAGCACTTCGACACTCGCCAACCTCAGCGACTACCTCGACGGGAGTGCGACATGA
- a CDS encoding type I restriction-modification system subunit M — translation MSKETQRAELHKTIWRIANDLRGSVDGWDFKSYVLGMLFYRFVSENLAAYVNKGEHEAGDATFDYTKLPDADAEFGRKETVSEKGFYILPSELFQNVRARAAQDDNLNETLERVFKNIEGSAIGTDSEDDLKGLFDDLDVNSSKLGNTVAKRNQKLVKLLDAIGDLPLGNFEDNSIDLFGDAYEYLMQMYASQAGKSGGEYYTPQEVSELLARITVIGKTKVNKVYDPAVGSGSLLLKFAKVLGKDNVRQGFYGQEINLTTYNLARINMFLHDINYEKFDIAHGDTLTDPAHWDDEPFEAIVSNPPYSIKWEGDANPLLINDPRFAPAGVLAPKGYADLAFTMHMLNWLAVNGTAAIVEFPGVMYRGGAEQKIRKYLIDNNYVDTVIQLPPDLFFGTTIQTCILVLKKSRKDSSVLFINASAEFKRVGNKNKLLPEHQQKILEEYTKRETIEHFSAVIPTEQIAEKNYNLSVTSWVEAADTREAIDITELNARIAGIVARQAELRTQIDAIVADLESAT, via the coding sequence ATGTCGAAAGAGACTCAGCGAGCTGAGCTACACAAAACCATCTGGCGGATTGCCAACGACCTGCGAGGGTCCGTCGATGGCTGGGACTTCAAATCCTACGTACTCGGCATGCTCTTCTACCGCTTTGTGTCAGAGAACCTCGCCGCCTACGTCAACAAGGGCGAGCACGAAGCCGGTGATGCCACCTTCGACTACACCAAGCTTCCCGACGCAGATGCGGAGTTCGGACGCAAAGAGACGGTCAGCGAAAAAGGCTTCTACATCCTGCCTTCGGAGTTGTTCCAGAACGTGCGTGCCCGTGCGGCACAAGACGACAACCTGAACGAAACGCTGGAGCGAGTCTTCAAGAACATTGAAGGCTCTGCCATCGGTACCGACAGCGAAGACGACCTGAAAGGTCTCTTCGACGACCTCGACGTCAACAGCAGCAAGCTCGGCAACACGGTCGCCAAACGCAACCAGAAGCTCGTCAAACTGCTCGACGCGATTGGCGACCTGCCGCTGGGCAACTTCGAGGATAACTCGATCGACCTTTTCGGCGATGCATACGAATACCTCATGCAGATGTACGCCTCGCAGGCTGGGAAGTCGGGTGGTGAGTACTACACGCCGCAGGAGGTCTCTGAGTTACTGGCGCGCATCACGGTGATTGGCAAGACGAAGGTCAACAAGGTCTATGACCCCGCCGTTGGCTCGGGATCATTGCTGCTGAAGTTCGCCAAGGTCCTGGGCAAGGACAACGTTCGGCAGGGCTTCTACGGTCAGGAGATCAACCTGACCACTTACAACCTCGCGCGGATCAACATGTTCCTACACGACATCAACTACGAGAAGTTCGACATAGCCCACGGCGACACGCTGACTGACCCGGCGCATTGGGACGATGAGCCGTTCGAGGCGATCGTGTCCAACCCGCCGTACTCGATCAAGTGGGAAGGCGACGCCAATCCACTGTTGATCAACGACCCAAGGTTCGCGCCCGCAGGCGTGCTCGCCCCGAAGGGCTACGCCGACCTGGCATTCACGATGCACATGCTCAACTGGCTAGCGGTCAACGGCACAGCGGCCATCGTCGAGTTCCCCGGAGTTATGTACCGAGGCGGAGCCGAGCAGAAGATCCGCAAGTACCTGATCGACAACAACTACGTCGACACGGTCATTCAACTCCCTCCCGACTTGTTCTTCGGCACCACGATCCAGACCTGCATCCTCGTGCTCAAGAAGTCTCGCAAGGACAGTTCGGTGCTCTTCATCAACGCCTCCGCCGAGTTCAAGCGCGTCGGAAACAAGAACAAGCTCCTGCCCGAGCATCAGCAGAAGATCCTCGAGGAGTACACCAAGCGCGAAACGATCGAACACTTCAGCGCCGTCATCCCGACCGAGCAGATCGCTGAGAAAAACTACAACCTTTCTGTGACCTCCTGGGTTGAGGCCGCGGACACCCGTGAGGCCATCGATATCACCGAACTGAACGCGCGGATCGCCGGGATCGTGGCGCGTCAGGCCGAGTTGCGCACGCAGATCGACGCGATCGTGGCCGACCTGGAGAGTGCCACGTGA
- a CDS encoding helix-turn-helix domain-containing protein: protein MQQSDLTKLADLISRTRRAAGMTRAELARQTGVAGSTITRIEEAQFCPRAETLATIGKVLDIPVSDLFAAADWLQDNELPSFAPYLRTKYRDLPADARQEIEDTFAGIAKKYGYDASGPAPGDDET from the coding sequence ATGCAACAATCCGATCTCACCAAGCTCGCCGACCTGATCTCGCGCACCCGGCGCGCCGCCGGGATGACCCGCGCCGAGCTCGCCCGCCAGACCGGGGTCGCCGGATCAACGATCACTCGGATCGAAGAGGCCCAGTTCTGCCCAAGAGCGGAAACGCTGGCCACGATCGGCAAAGTGCTGGACATCCCGGTCAGCGACCTGTTCGCCGCCGCGGACTGGCTGCAAGACAACGAACTGCCGAGTTTCGCCCCATACCTACGCACCAAGTACCGGGATCTGCCCGCTGATGCCCGGCAGGAGATCGAAGACACGTTCGCGGGCATCGCCAAAAAATACGGCTACGACGCATCCGGACCGGCACCCGGCGATGACGAAACCTAA
- a CDS encoding type IV secretory system conjugative DNA transfer family protein: MSSSSWVWRELALPSRIDPSAATDALTALAGLPGHPLVALEAIGRDGTVEWRLGARTDVYRAVVAAFRAHIPSLRDEAGQQVDSVSQVTSVRLPASRRWPLNHHGTAPAIRGLLSVFASTTPTESLRIQVLLGPRSHPSRTPKNGTGGYRTPESVSKKAKETRFACEIRIGASAASPTRVRSLINQAAAALRALDAPGNHLHLVRRHVAAFDGARAPWLWRVTLSAAELAAFTGWPIADATAGPLPAVPPTHPATLVATSAVARSGRILGDSPLQRDRPIAISQDDSSRHLHVLGPTGVGKSSLLGNLALQDIEAGQGAVVVDPKYDLIRDLLERIPEHRRDDVVVLDPTDPSPIGLQPLGGHDALSADLSADVILGVFHSLYRDSWGPRTHDILHAALLTLARRGDASLVMVPLLLTNPGLRRSITGRIARNDPMGLGTFWAWYEQLSDAERSQTIAPLMNKLRSVLLRPGLRGIFGQRAPRFALGDVFSKRRILLVALRKDAIGDEAAHLLGSLVVSFVWQAAKARTAVPQHARMPVSIVLDEFQDVVRLHGDVSDALAQARSLGVSFTLAHQYLKQVPQSLRDAVTGTVRSRVVFSTNSSDARELAATTEQLQAEDFRALPRFQAYAQLLAGGSPQGWCSLQTRPLPSPCSNATELLQHSRSSYGQPLSDVEADLLEFIQPAANAPAQQFGRRRNPFNPNDQSASTKGDAS, translated from the coding sequence ATGAGTTCGAGTTCGTGGGTTTGGCGCGAACTGGCCCTGCCTTCGCGCATCGATCCGAGCGCTGCCACAGATGCGCTCACGGCGCTAGCTGGTCTGCCGGGACATCCGTTGGTCGCCCTTGAAGCGATTGGCCGGGACGGCACGGTCGAGTGGCGCCTGGGCGCTCGGACGGATGTCTACCGCGCAGTGGTAGCGGCATTCCGTGCGCACATTCCGAGCTTGCGTGATGAAGCGGGTCAACAAGTGGACTCCGTCAGCCAGGTTACGTCCGTGCGGCTACCAGCTAGCCGCCGCTGGCCACTCAATCACCACGGCACCGCACCTGCCATCCGTGGATTGCTCTCGGTGTTCGCATCGACCACGCCAACAGAGTCGCTACGGATCCAGGTGCTACTCGGTCCGCGCTCCCATCCCTCACGAACGCCGAAGAATGGCACTGGCGGCTACCGCACTCCAGAGTCGGTATCCAAGAAGGCAAAAGAGACACGATTCGCCTGTGAAATCCGCATTGGCGCGAGTGCCGCAAGTCCGACCCGAGTTCGGAGCCTCATCAACCAGGCGGCGGCGGCGCTGCGGGCGCTCGACGCGCCCGGTAATCACCTGCATCTTGTTCGGCGTCATGTGGCGGCGTTCGACGGCGCCCGTGCGCCGTGGCTGTGGCGCGTGACGTTGTCGGCCGCAGAGCTAGCGGCCTTTACCGGCTGGCCTATCGCCGATGCGACGGCCGGGCCACTTCCAGCCGTGCCACCGACTCATCCCGCTACGCTGGTCGCAACGTCCGCAGTCGCGAGATCTGGCCGCATTCTCGGTGACAGTCCGCTGCAGCGCGACCGACCAATTGCGATCAGCCAGGACGACAGCAGCCGGCATCTGCACGTCCTCGGCCCAACAGGCGTCGGCAAGAGCTCGCTGCTGGGCAACCTTGCGCTCCAAGACATCGAGGCCGGTCAAGGCGCCGTCGTTGTCGACCCCAAGTACGACCTCATTCGCGATCTACTAGAACGGATCCCCGAGCACCGTCGAGACGACGTCGTCGTCCTCGACCCGACCGACCCGTCCCCTATTGGATTGCAACCCCTCGGCGGACACGATGCGTTGTCTGCCGACTTATCTGCCGACGTCATCCTCGGCGTCTTCCACTCGCTCTACCGAGACTCATGGGGACCGCGGACCCACGACATCTTGCATGCCGCCCTGCTCACGCTGGCTCGACGAGGTGACGCATCGCTGGTCATGGTGCCGCTGCTGCTCACCAATCCTGGCCTTCGCCGTTCGATCACTGGGCGCATTGCCAGGAATGATCCGATGGGTCTTGGCACGTTCTGGGCCTGGTACGAACAGCTCTCCGACGCCGAGCGCTCGCAGACCATTGCGCCGCTGATGAACAAGCTGCGCAGCGTCCTGCTCCGTCCAGGCCTTCGCGGCATCTTCGGACAACGCGCTCCGCGCTTCGCGCTGGGCGACGTCTTCAGCAAGCGCCGCATCCTGCTCGTAGCGCTGCGCAAAGACGCCATAGGCGATGAAGCCGCGCACTTGCTCGGCTCGTTGGTTGTCTCCTTCGTCTGGCAGGCCGCCAAGGCTCGCACCGCCGTGCCGCAGCACGCTCGCATGCCCGTATCGATCGTGCTCGACGAGTTCCAAGACGTAGTACGCCTTCACGGCGACGTCAGCGATGCGCTAGCACAAGCCCGCTCACTCGGCGTCTCGTTCACCCTGGCACATCAGTACCTCAAGCAGGTGCCGCAGTCTCTGCGCGACGCGGTCACGGGCACCGTCCGTTCGCGCGTCGTATTTAGCACCAACAGCAGCGACGCCCGCGAGCTGGCTGCCACCACCGAACAGCTCCAGGCCGAGGACTTCCGCGCGCTGCCGCGATTCCAGGCATACGCCCAACTCCTCGCCGGCGGTTCGCCGCAAGGCTGGTGCTCGCTCCAGACTCGCCCACTGCCCTCACCGTGCAGCAACGCAACCGAGCTACTGCAGCATTCACGATCCAGCTACGGGCAACCGCTCAGCGATGTCGAGGCCGACCTGCTCGAATTCATCCAGCCCGCAGCGAACGCGCCCGCCCAACAATTCGGCCGCCGACGGAACCCATTCAATCCGAACGATCAATCCGCATCCACGAAAGGAGACGCCTCATGA
- a CDS encoding DNA-binding protein translates to MSKEVKTLALRLEPARHARLVMLARLTETTVADLIRAAIDTQLTALAADPDVAAKAEAASAAIQADAAEQQAALQELFGSPKSRRTRQG, encoded by the coding sequence ATGAGCAAGGAAGTCAAGACTCTGGCGCTGCGGCTGGAGCCAGCCCGGCATGCACGGTTGGTCATGTTGGCTCGGTTGACCGAGACCACGGTCGCGGATCTGATCCGCGCCGCGATCGATACCCAGTTGACCGCGCTGGCAGCAGACCCAGACGTCGCGGCTAAAGCCGAGGCAGCTTCTGCCGCCATTCAGGCGGACGCTGCCGAACAGCAGGCCGCGCTTCAAGAGCTATTCGGCTCACCGAAGTCGCGTCGCACGCGGCAGGGCTAA